The Hermetia illucens chromosome 2, iHerIll2.2.curated.20191125, whole genome shotgun sequence genomic interval AGAATATAATCATCACAAATGGCTTTAATGTGTGATATCCGCGAAAAGAGAGGCGTAGGTAGTGAAGACCTGAACGAATTGTCGaatttcgaaaatcacaaatttGTGCTCAATGTTATCAAGTGGTTATCGGGTTATCGTACTTTCGAACATATGATTACTGCGACGATGCCACTTTCTCACTATTGATAAAGTTAAGGTCTACGAAGCGATCGAACCTCAGTACTGACAGTTGATACCTGCTCGGTGCGTTAGCGAGGAGCGCCTGGAATTTTCTTATGGTGGTTTCTGCGAAGCTAAAACGAAACGACCTTACAGATGCAATGCCAACTAATagtaatgaaatgaatgaaagttAAGAACACTGTCCACAAATATAGGGTGGACAATATCTGCGTCCACTACGCTACAACTCTCTTCTCGTCTTCACGAGAAGCCTAATTCCTCTTTCTCTTCTAAATGTTCTTCGCCATACGATTCCAGGGAGTTCCACTCTGCGAAAATGGGTTCCATCACATGGGACAGCTACCAGTGCATTCTTTGCCTTTCTTAGAATGttacctacccactgccactttcgccctTTAAGTAACATATCTATTAGTAACTGGTCTGTACGGTGACTTAGCTCAGCGTTCGATATTTTCTCAGACCAGAGGATTCCGATGGCTTGGAATCTTCGAGTAAGAGCGATGGTCACTTTCAAAGTGCTATTCCCATATTAGAGTGCAGAAAAACTTCAGCGCAGAACAGCCTTACGTTGATATTGAAGTTGAGGTGTCTggatttccacattttaaagaaaatagcgAAGGTGGATGCTGCGCTTTTAATAGGCCGGGCCGGCCCAGAATACAGATACAAAATCCATGGGCTCATTATTTCGAGGAGCTCCTCAATGCCGAAACCCTATTTCCGCACATCCAAGGAGCAGAGGCCGTACAAGCAACTGCCTCATCACCTTCACTAGGAAGTCAAGGACGCACTAAAAATGCTAAGAAACAATAAAGCCAGGTGTGTTTGGAATAGTCACTTCGGCTACGCTGCTTCCAAGGCCGAGGTGAGGcggcgtttgatgagttgcttctgccctgacAAAACCGCAAGTCTAACAATGAAATAGACGAGCTCAACTGGCGGTTTATGGTTGCCAAAAAAGTATTTTACCTTGTACTGCgcgttttaaataataaaattcacaATACAGAAAATATTGATTCAACTTGTATCGTGTTACGACACGCAAGGCGTGCAGCATGAACCAGATCGTAGTGGAAAAAATCAACACTTTCGAAGGCCGATTCCTCAGGAGAATCTTATGCTTACTGAGGGTGAACGGCCGATGGCGAATGAAGAACTAGAAAGCGCCATTTATACTGGGATCTGGAAGCTCCAGGAGCCAGGCCATGTAGAGAGCACGAACGACAGAAAAATTTCCGGGTACCGTCCTAAAGCCTAGTTGGAAGATAAACGATCACCGGGAAAACTTCGTTGTAGATGGAAGGATTTAGTAAACAGCGCATTTTACACTATGCCCAGTTTCCGAAATTAGAATACATGGTCGCTCGACCAGGAAAAGTGAACACTGAAACTTCCGGAGGCTAAGGACCAACCACGAATTTTAGACCGTAGAAGGGGAAGAAGAAGGGTACCGGTaggaagcacgcaaatacccttCTAATTGTTGCACTCAAGACGGGTTCCCTTCCTCCCTTTTTTTACTCACTCCTCCTGGTAATCTGAGATCTTCAGATTCCGCCAATGGGGTTAGCGGGCAAACCTGACGCTTCGCGTACACTTGTTTGGAGCGTCCCCCGGCTCGGCAAAGCTCTTCAGCCCCTACATGGAGATCCATTTTGGCCAGCTCGATCCTCGAGTTTGAAGGAGTCCTCTCGTCACTCCTGGACTTTAAATCATCGTAGGTGTGGCGGCCTCCGATGAGCGTCCACCGTAATGAGGACCTGCTAGCATGTTTCGCCTCCGGTGTTGTATGTCGGGAGGGAGGAGTCGGCCGCGGTTTCGAAACTGTGACTTTGAGCAGCATGCTGGAGTCACTAAACCCTGATTTGATATTCAGTAGAGGGTCGGTGGGGGGCAGCTGTATCGATGGCAGGTGGAGGTGATTTCACCGTCGGCAATGCGGTTGGTGGTTCTTGCTTCCGATATGCCACCAAGAGCGCAATAACCAATTTCCTTCGTTCAACTCGTACGCTAGGCTTCACCCCCTGGATTGTCGGCGGTACCGGTTCTTGCTCAAGTACATCAATAATAGCGCTCAGTTTTGTACGCTCTTCTGCCCACTTCCATGTCATCTGATTCTTGGTACTCCTTCGAGACGTGTTCAACAACCCAATTTGGGCTGgaggaaaaaaatttttgggGGCGGTCTAattctcatcaatatctttcaACGAGATGTTCAGGATGTCCGCCGTTCGATCGCTATGTCAAACAACAGCCGGACCCGTAAGCGAATCGTGTTACGCTTCACGGGCCTAAACACCCCACTTCTGCGAGAAGGCGAGGATGCGATTCATGAAAGAAGGCCAACGACCATCAAGTGCTTGTCTCGCTCGAAGCTCAAGTTAGCGTCTGCCTTCCTAAATCTATTACTGGTCGCGAAGTGACCGATCTGATTACGGGTACATTGCTGGTCAGTTGAACTGACCAAGttggctctgtgctcgaacaatgtgccacgatCGAAGTATCTTTTTTAGAAGGTCTCTCTTGGACTGCACTGACCTGCTGAAAGAAAACCGTCTTCTCCTCTGCATCCGAAGCCTCCGCTGGTGCACTATTGAGAAGTTCATCATCTGAATCGAATACTGATTCAGATATTTGCCGGTTCCAAGCCCATAAATTTGTGTCACAGCAAAATTAGTTTGACGGTAGCCACTACCTCAGCAGGACATCGAATTCTTATCTGAATTGAAAGTACCTCCCGAGACACTCCAGTGTTACATGGTCATTCAGACAGTAGTAACCCCTTCCTTCTTCTCTCTCAATTTGCCTTGGTCTATTGCGGACTTAGCTATTGTTTGGACATTACTTCTAATGTCTAATCTAATCTAAGACCTTCTTAATTGTCTTCACTACAAATGATGTCATGTAAACGAGTCCTTTTTGTCCGCTTTCATGCCTTCCTATTTCCTCGTTTTATCTGCGATTGGAGTGTCAGCCGGAATGTTGTCTTTCGTCATGGGTCAGGACTCCGGTAAATGAGTTTTAAGAAGCTGGTGTTCGGTTCTTCTCACTTTCCATAAATGTCCCATCTATATGTACTTTTTATCATACAGACACGTGATATCGGTATATCTTTGACTGTAACTTTGTCTgtcagaattccctgaagctgtttcgctTTGCTTCCAAGATTGCGTTACTACATGTTCCTCCCTCCAGTCCTCGGATTGTTTAGCCCGGTCGAACCGTTTCGGACCTCTGCTGCATACGCTCCTGTTTCACCAAGCTACATCGTTTGATGTGCTAACGGTCGTAGCCCCCGTAATTGACCTCAATGATGACCCCGTTGAGCTTTCTATTATCGCCTCTACATGGTTGCATCTTGGGCTCCCCCGccggcttccaatgaaactTGGACAATCACTAGGTTGCTAGTCAGGATCTATGAAAggcataatatatatattttaaattgggcTCAAAAGCTTTTAGTTTTTCGCAAGGGGTTATGCAAaggattttttgaaattgcCCTTACAATTACCGTGAACACAACTCTTTCATGGTGGAGGTTAACCTGGGCTTTATCAGTGGTGGTCATTGGCTTCATTAACACTTATAGTTCTTGTCCAATGAGAGAGTATCGTCCACCTCCCCCGACGTGGTACTTTCCTGTATCTTGCTATCTGCCCTAGAAGATCCAGGTTTAGGTTGTCCAACTTCTTCTTCTCAATGGACAACAGGTCTACTTCTGCGCCCAATCCTAACCTTTTGTCATCTGCAGTCTTCACAATTCTTTCGGGGAGCCCGAAAATCTTTCCCCGGTTTTTCCTTGCGCACATAGACAGGGATGTTACCAAATCTATGGTTGATGAGGCATTTCCGCGCAAATCGTGAAAAGTTTGCATTTCCGTCTTGCTTCTAAAGACTCTCCACATTCGTACTTAATGATCTATACTCTATGCAATTATAGATCCCAGAATATCTTCCGTTTGTATCATTGTAGTTTTGGGGAGATATGTCATCACGAGCAGCTACTACTTCTGCCTCTTCACACCTGGTAATTTAGGAACTAAGTGATTCCGCTATGTTCTCCGTCTCGCGATTTATCAATGTAAAATCTGGTCGAAAGTCTATGACGGTGAACATGAGTTCAGAACTTCTTACCATCCTAGCTCCTACCATCGCCTTTGACCTATTCGGAATTTTCTCACTTTTGGGTtcgaatttggttttttttggagAATTCTCCTCTTGTGGACTGATCTCCATTCCTCTCCATCTTCTCGGTCCCGCTTTTGAAGGCTTAACTTTAccttgagccttcttaaggactTCTTTCGGTTCCTTTAGATGACTTTGGCACCTTTTGACATTGCTCTAAAGAGCCCTGCCTTCTTCTTGAGATCTGATGTACCGACCTCAGACATACGTTTGCTAGTTCTTGTTTTCTGATCAATTGGTTGGGGTATTCGAAAACAGTCAGTTGCCTTCTATTGCAAACTAACCATTGGGTGCGGTTCACGTAATGCCTTAAATTTAGGGAACTGTTTTTTGAACCGttgatagtagggtcacctaGTACACGGTGTGGCTATAACCACTCAGTAAAGGTTTTGGTaaacgagaggcttggctcccGGAAAGCCATATATCAGCCCAAGAGAGAGGTTGAATGAATCCCAGGGATGTGTCTTTTAGGCATCCCTCTTATGGCTTCACCTCGACTTACCTTTCTTTGGTTGTGTTCCACTCTCTTGCAACAAATTTGATTTAGTTGACCTTCTACCGACTGTTTCGTTATCGAAGTGACATAATACGAAACCACGACGAACTTTCCCTCACTCTCAGTCTTCCTTACTAAGGCCAATATATTTGACCCTTTTCAGGCCTAGTTGGCTGTTCGCTCCGCTTTTTCGGTATTGGGAGGTTGCTTTCGCTGGGTTCGATATCTGCTTTCATTCCGGAGTCTGACATTATCTACATGGGGACTATAACAAACCTTTCTTTTGGGTTTTAAGCGGGGGATAAGTTATTCACTTTCCCCTCCTTTTGAGGACACTATGATATGCACCTCTTCACGCATTTTGTGGAGTTTTCTATTCAAAATCAGATGGAATCACTTAGTCTGACACATTGGACTTAGGAGTATGTCCTTGACGCATTTGTGCATATCATTTTATTGCTGTCTACAGTTTAAAATTAAAACacaatgaaaattcaattttcattaaTGAAGTGGGATGATTGTTTATTAATTTGATTAAGAATGTGACTGATAAAATGACATTTgataaaaagatacaatttagcggccaaatgaaaaacaatctCGGTGTCGATAAGTAAACAGTAGTTAAGTCCACAAGGCTTTACTGTAGTGTTGAAACCCCATTTATTGTACTTAACTTACAAAACGACTTAGATAGATTTGCCTTGAAaagataactttattttagtttttttttcggtaCTTACGAGAGTATATAAAGTACTTGCGAATGAACGGTCGTTAGTTCGTCTGTTTCGTCTGTAAACAGCAGGATGCTTTTCAAAGTTGGCGTACTAGTGCTGTTGTGCGGCTTTGCCGCCTCCTTCCAATATGAAGGGTAACTATCCACAAAAATAGTTATAATATCATTCGGTACTTGAGGGAGTAAAAAAACTGAACCTCTGTTACCTGTGCGACTGaggtttttgaagaaattgctCGTTGTCACAACTGGACATCAACCTATTCCTTTTATGGAAACGAGATGTGAAAAAATATCTGACAAAGGTTTCATTTGCATAACTTTGCAGATACAAGGTATATAACATCCAACCAAGGACATCCTTGGAAGCTGATTTCTTGCATGAAATCTCTAATCAACCTGGTTTCGATGGACTTCATGTTTCCCGCCTGTTGGATCGTCCCGCCCAAATCATGGTTGCCCCTGAGCAACAAGGTGATTTCGAATCACTCCTCCTCCAACGTGGAATGACATATGAAATCACTGTTCCCGATGTGGCTCAAAAATTGGAAGAGGATGGTATTACCAGTCAATCTTTCCGTACTCGTGGAGCCCGTATTGGATTCACAGCATTCTACCGCCACTCCGCCATCAACGACTATCTTGATGAATTGGCTTCCTCATACTCGAAATACGTTTCTGTTGAAACTGTTGGACAATCATATGAAGGACGCACAATGAAGGTCATCCGTATCACAAATGGTGATGGAAATCCAAACAAGAAGGTTATCTTTGTTGATGCTGGTATTCACGCTCGTGAATGGATTGCACCAGCTGGCGCTTTGTACATTATTAACCAATTGGTTGAGAATAGGGCCGCAAATGCCGATCTTCTTAAGAACTTCGACTGGGTTGTCCTCCCTGTTGTAAACCCTGACGGATATGAATACACCCACACTAGCTCTCGTATGTGGAGGAAGACCCGTTCAAAGGGAAAGTCATGCTACGGAACAGATGGTAACAGGAACTTCGATTACTACTGGGGATACACTGGAGCTTCTTCCTCTGAATGCAGCGACACCTACATGGGCACAAAGGCCTTCTCCGAAGTTGAAACTCAGGTCGTTCGCAGCATTTTGCAATCATTGAAGGGCAAGGGTGTATTCTACCTCACTCTCCACTCATATGGTAACTACATTCTTTACCCATGGGGATGGACTAGGTACGTATGATGGTCTCAAGATATAATGAATGTTGCTTCAACGTCTCTTTTGTTTTAGCAACCTTCCCGATACCTACAAGGATTTGGACGAAGTTGCATCTGCTGGTGCTAGCGCCATCAAATCAGCCACTGGTGGAAAATTCACTTATGGAAGCTCAACTCGTGTCCTCTATGCTGCTGCTGGTGGTAGCGATGACTACGCTTTCGCCATGGCTGGCTTCCCAATTTCCATTACTATGGAGCTCCAAGGAAGTGGATTCGATCCAAAACCAGCACAAATCCAGGGTTATGTTCAAGAAGCTTGGGTTGGTATCAAGGCTATGGTTACCAAAGTTGATGCTAAATATGCTTAAGTAAGACGAAATTATATTTAATAAATGTTGTTTTGGTTTTTGTAAGTCTGGATTTTATTCCATATAAGGTGGTTATCCTTTGAAGGTTGAAAGGCTAAGACACAATAGTTTTCGAGCTTCTGTTATTTTCCATATTTAAAAGGTCATGTATGCTTTTGAGTTTCAAATCACAAATGAACctcatttttccttttaatagattCCTTCGCATTAACCACTGACGCCACTCTTATAAATATCCTATCGATCTACTCAAATTAtcaaaagaaatcaaaaaaatccAACCCCATTGTATGTAACTATGCATCAAAAATAACATCTTAGCGCAGGCTTAACTCCCTAAGTACCGAGATTTCCTCCTGATAGTGATAGCGATCTATTTGTCCAAGCATTTATCAGAGACAACCTATTTTTTGAAGTGAGCAACATTTTTAACTACTGGCAGCTGTCAAAAGGCAAACAATTGAAAATCTACGTGAATTACCTAcacttaaaaatttaattaacaatattagttGATAACATTATTGAATGATGAAGCAGGATCTGAGAGCTAACGAAAACAATGCCGAGTATGACTAGTTGAGCCGTTAAGCCTGTGCAGATTTCACTTGTTCTTTGTCCTTGAACAGGCAACCATAAATATCTTAGTTTGATTTTTCTATAATTTGGTTTCCCCACCGGAGGGAAGAGGGTAAGAGTTGACTAAATTTAAAGTTTCTCCTCTGTTTTTTCTTTGAACAATTGGCCCCGGGTTTTCCCTGGATTTGCAGTGAGTGGCAGCAATAAATTTTGCTGAAACTGCAAGGAATTTCTCTGCTGGGGGTTTGTCAAGTCTGtcaattttgttttgattggTCTGTGGAAAGGCTGTCAtaaatttactttcatttttgaGTGGGATCAGTATTGTATTGTTTATGGCGCTGGCCAGCATTTTACTGTAATGGGATGGACCAGGTGACATAGGTGATTTGATATTTAGGTTTTTGTGGATATTGGAGGGTATGGAATGCTAACAAATATGGGGAAACTGTAACTTTATCAATGTTCTAATTGAGGCCACCAAGTGAAGAAGTATAATCTCTATTGTTTCCAATGACCCGATAGACCGAATCGGGCTTAGATTTTCAGGATGTTTGTATCGAATCCGAGCCCGGAGTGAAAATCATGCTACCCTCTTCTCTAGACATTGCTCGATCAATCTAGTTTTGTTAAAGACTTCTATTTCGGTGTTATTGGTTCAATCGTCGTTCAACTTATCGTCCAATTTGACTAGAAAGGCTCAAAAATTATCTGCTGCTATCTCTTATTTTGCGTGTATTCATTCAGTTTTCGTAATTACTAGGTTCCACACAGATAGTCCGTCGTACAAATTGTACGCCTCTGCCTGATCCTGTGTACGCCATTCTGAGTTCATCATAACTAGTCCTGGGACAGGCTGTAAGGTATGGCTTTCGGGAGCGTCTAGCATCTGTTGTGATTTGTGAAAACACCCATAGGACCCATAGATGTAATGACACAGGTCTTATAATTGTTTCGCAAATGCCATACCTTAGAAACTGCTTTCCCATGTTagctagttagtttagtttagaggggggagccgcagcttcaAGCACGCAGACCGTCGTTAGGCCAATTgaactatccccggagatcgcctattcatcggtCTCCCGTCGACGACGTTTGCAGGCTTtcgcaaatctgagaacattctccagaggcggagaatggccagactcttctttgaagaaaaccttactaaTGCATCTTTGTCAGAGGTTTGACGAGGCCGAgcagtctcctcctcctcttcggATTGGCTGCATTTGGCCGAGGTCACCTGTTAAAAACCCTACtggggttttcatgttccacttcttaggagacaataaaaatgcCTCCACCAGCGAAcccgggttccttcacaaagattttcgcctgtcagcgaagttcaaatttctctattCGGCTGTGTGAATCCTTGCCTTACCCCGGTCAGGGTAGACTCGACAGTAGATGATCGGATGTCAAAAGTTGGTTCTGCCCcgaccattgtggattcagagccttggcgagccagtctaccAGCTGCCTCATATTAGTTATGTTGGCAGggcatcaggaatgttttgttcagtGGGCCAGGTTTCaacagcatctgatgacaattccacaccaactggctcgaTACGCATTGCggcttagtgctgataatgctgcctgactgtcggagcaatttcaaaatgtgcaacccgcaaacattcttctgctgccaataaaatgacaTTTATAaccacctggaatatggtcgttatttttccgagaggtcgagccagttccataatcagaCGCAAGAGTTTCTTCTTAAGCTTCTCACACCGCTCTGTACCGTAACCGGaaggattggtgtcgtcatacaagacccatctatCGGCTTTGATGTCCTTGGCTGCAAATAAAGACTTAGCCGTTGGCTGAGCCTTCTTTGCAGCTATTTgagccgaagagttgggatTGCTGCCTTATCGATTTGTCCTTAGTTACAAATGCCCTAGATGATCATTTCCCTTTAACATTGGCGCAACCCGGGTGTTATATTTTGGTCGAAGGCGGTTTACTTGGAGGCGGTTTGCCGAAAGCGGAGGCGCTTTGCTCAAAGGCTTTTTGCAAAGAGGTATTGTTTTGGGCTTCGGATTTTGATTtccgcttagcttcaggtgtcctctggtttcccggaggatcctccttactgagctccctcaccacgacaaggtagataATCGTTGAGGGAGGTATTttcccatgagtaaccacgctgTGTGTATCGCTGgtggattcacggttatttgaaagaTGACGCTAATATGGTTGtaagcgttcaaaaatcttcaaagtATTCAACGACAATAGGATTGGACGGGAATTCCAGCATTCTGGAACACCATTCTTTTCCCACAGTTGAACGATTTCGTTCGTTTGATTAATTTCTTGGTTACATGGTCTTGAAAGTTACGTCCTTGTGGTTTTACTTCGTATTTGCTGCGTTTTCCTAACACCACGATTATCTTAAGATACCGATTGATTTTGTAATTATCATTAAAACCCCGCTGTGAAAAAAATAGCGGTTCCAGTCTGTACGGAGTTcatagcttagcattcatactggtggatacaagacctaTTTAAATTTTTCCTGAACTAAGGAGTAAAGCACTCGAGTTGTAAACGCAATGCCACGTTTcatgcccgaaggtctctgtctGCTTCCACCATTCATAACCCAATGAAACTCCTACTAAGGACGAATCCTTAAAATACCCGGGCTGAGAACATCTGCCCCAAGAATTCTCCTGGGACGTATGAATTCAGAAAGCGCTCCCACTTCCcaaggtaccagataacctctggtgatgTTTCGTgccagatgagtccccgtatcGACTCGAGTTTGGTCGCCTTAGTTAggtcttggagcattcgcctactgcatgacCATCAATAAGTCGATGTCAATGCAGCGTTTCCGGGTGCCACAATGTGTATGTTCTCCATTTCCAATTGGTGTCGATTGAGTCATTAGGATTGCTGCCTCgtctgccacctctgagcaccctgTACCGCTGATAGATAGAATTGAATCAAATGTCAGCAGTGCTTGCAGATACGGAGGATGAGCAATTCTTCGAGTTAAAATTTGCTCAAAATATTCCTGCCACCTGTCCGTCGCGGCCTGTCGAACACTGTAAGCGAAACACCGCTCTTCTTGTAAAGGCAACGGAAGTGTTAGTGGTATAATTTGCAAGGTTGCAATCAACGGGCGATGCAGAGGTGTGATGGTTTCATTGGGAACGACTTTATAGTCCATGACGGTGACGAAATGTCGCCGATTTATGAGCATAGAGTCAATTTATGTTTTACTGTTCTTACGataaaatgtaggaatatgAGACGGTCGTTTGATATACTATGTGTCAACAAGTGAAAGGtcgtgagtgtccgcaaaatcgacaatgcgctcgccaccctcagTGCCTGCTCtaattctttttctaccctgCCACTTGCCACACGAAACGTGAAGCTCTTGAAGCAGACACAGCAAATATTACGAATAAACCCATAGTAatgctttgttgtggatgcaGGGAATCCTGAGTCTGCATCCAGTTGATGACGGACcgtaccacttgggaagcactTACTTCCCCTCTCGTCGTCCTTCTTTT includes:
- the LOC119649543 gene encoding carboxypeptidase B-like: MLFKVGVLVLLCGFAASFQYEGYKVYNIQPRTSLEADFLHEISNQPGFDGLHVSRLLDRPAQIMVAPEQQGDFESLLLQRGMTYEITVPDVAQKLEEDGITSQSFRTRGARIGFTAFYRHSAINDYLDELASSYSKYVSVETVGQSYEGRTMKVIRITNGDGNPNKKVIFVDAGIHAREWIAPAGALYIINQLVENRAANADLLKNFDWVVLPVVNPDGYEYTHTSSRMWRKTRSKGKSCYGTDGNRNFDYYWGYTGASSSECSDTYMGTKAFSEVETQVVRSILQSLKGKGVFYLTLHSYGNYILYPWGWTSNLPDTYKDLDEVASAGASAIKSATGGKFTYGSSTRVLYAAAGGSDDYAFAMAGFPISITMELQGSGFDPKPAQIQGYVQEAWVGIKAMVTKVDAKYA